A part of Armatimonadota bacterium genomic DNA contains:
- a CDS encoding TM2 domain-containing protein, with amino-acid sequence MKDRILAGVLAILLGGLGIHHFYLGNVEKGLIYLLLCWTGIPPVLGLVDGIMYLVKSDAEFQANYRNWFCTSSKGSV; translated from the coding sequence ATGAAAGACCGGATCCTGGCGGGGGTTCTCGCGATTCTGCTGGGCGGACTGGGCATTCACCATTTCTACCTGGGCAATGTGGAGAAGGGCCTGATCTACCTGCTGCTCTGCTGGACCGGAATCCCGCCGGTGCTCGGGCTCGTGGACGGCATAATGTACCTGGTCAAGTCCGATGCAGAGTTCCAGGCGAACTACAGGAACTGGTTCTGCACATCTTCAAAAGGTTCCGTCTGA
- a CDS encoding Gfo/Idh/MocA family oxidoreductase, with amino-acid sequence MSEQRQAKLAFIGCGGFATASIFPNLHQVPEIDLVAVCDLDRAKAERNARNFGARRVYTDMEEMLDKEELDGVFVIGPAPQHYELAPHVLRRGIPVYVEKPSANKSSEAKELAEIAEAHGTWGQCGFMKRFAHVYLMAQDIIHREEFGPLRKLYCKFAQGPYPQIWGIDSAKRSMLIGQLCHIFDLIRFFAGDVQTVQAMYYEATPTQFAYLVNLQFKSGAIGQLDLNGLEHRTGFRDIEEILHLTGLETCVEVRDMLHVSWQSRDDFTTVVPQAGRYRHVFEPAWTGISNSRATFGYLGEVRHFALRCLGQVDGGPDLWDSYRSLQIGEAIYESSHGAGAVTIED; translated from the coding sequence TTCATCGGGTGCGGCGGGTTCGCCACCGCATCCATCTTCCCCAACCTGCACCAGGTACCCGAGATCGATCTGGTGGCGGTGTGTGACCTCGACCGCGCCAAAGCCGAGCGCAATGCCCGCAACTTCGGCGCGCGCAGGGTCTACACCGACATGGAAGAGATGCTGGACAAGGAGGAGCTGGACGGGGTCTTTGTCATTGGCCCGGCTCCCCAGCACTACGAACTTGCTCCACACGTCTTGCGCCGGGGCATCCCGGTGTATGTCGAGAAACCCTCTGCAAACAAGAGCAGCGAGGCGAAGGAGCTTGCGGAAATCGCCGAAGCCCACGGCACCTGGGGGCAGTGCGGTTTCATGAAACGTTTCGCCCACGTGTACCTCATGGCCCAGGACATCATCCACCGCGAGGAGTTCGGCCCTCTGCGGAAACTCTACTGCAAGTTCGCCCAGGGCCCGTACCCACAGATCTGGGGCATCGACTCGGCCAAGCGATCCATGCTCATCGGCCAGCTCTGCCACATCTTCGACCTGATCCGGTTCTTCGCCGGCGACGTACAGACCGTGCAGGCGATGTACTACGAGGCTACACCAACGCAGTTCGCGTATCTCGTGAACCTGCAGTTCAAGTCCGGTGCCATCGGGCAGCTCGACCTGAACGGCCTCGAGCATCGCACCGGGTTCCGGGACATCGAAGAGATCCTTCATCTCACCGGCCTGGAGACCTGCGTCGAGGTCCGCGACATGCTCCATGTCTCCTGGCAGTCCAGAGACGACTTCACTACCGTCGTTCCCCAGGCCGGGCGCTACCGGCACGTTTTCGAGCCCGCCTGGACCGGTATCTCCAATTCGCGTGCTACTTTCGGATACCTGGGAGAGGTGCGGCATTTCGCCCTGCGTTGCCTGGGTCAGGTCGACGGCGGCCCGGACCTGTGGGACAGCTACCGCTCGTTGCAGATCGGAGAGGCGATCTATGAAAGCTCTCACGGCGCCGGGGCCGTGACTATCGAGGACTGA